A single genomic interval of Rhodothermia bacterium harbors:
- the ptsP gene encoding phosphoenolpyruvate--protein phosphotransferase — MQGIAQMDEADTHPPTEHTFQGIAISPGFAISPAYLFSRSQPQSERKALCIEEIPAEQVRLDEALERSKYELKKVAAVAEEKIGSDSASIFEAQIQILEDPVFTQAVRRFILEEVCNAEYAVQVNMERHIVQMETSGNAYLRDRAHEFREVKDRVLRALQQKRLMSKIQQHRIVVAQNLTAADLVLFSKRQVLGCVMDFGGATSHASIMARALGVPAIISLGWEAVRVLKEGDWAIVDGFSGILVVNPTPETIQRYREKQAKYSKLLDQQLELKNLPAETLDGHRVHLRANIEFSSELPQLATYHAEGVGLLRTEMMYLAQGRALSEEEQFIFYKEVLAATTPYVATFRLIDLGGDKVLPLGKHEPNPFLGWRGVRILLDRQPLLRTQIRAILRASVFGPTRLMIPMVTNIGEVRAIKRLIAKIKIELTEEGHPFDAQMQVGIMVEVPSVALLADQFADEVDFFSIGTNDLTQYVLAVDRGNDLVANRFDEMHPAVLQLISNTIRAAHQKGIFVGMCGEFAANPLATPLLLGMGLDAFSVSPVFIPQIKRIIRNINFQEAKEIADRVLIQKDARSVRKVVSEWFGKNQDILTSLMKMDTT, encoded by the coding sequence GTGCAAGGTATAGCCCAAATGGACGAAGCTGATACCCATCCCCCCACAGAACATACCTTTCAAGGTATTGCCATTTCACCGGGTTTTGCCATTTCACCGGCCTACTTGTTTTCAAGGTCACAGCCGCAGTCGGAGCGCAAAGCCTTGTGCATCGAGGAAATACCCGCCGAGCAGGTGCGTCTCGATGAAGCCTTGGAGCGCTCAAAGTATGAGCTAAAAAAAGTGGCCGCCGTTGCCGAGGAGAAAATTGGCTCTGACAGTGCTTCTATCTTTGAAGCGCAAATCCAAATTTTAGAAGACCCTGTATTTACCCAAGCCGTGCGCCGCTTCATTTTAGAAGAGGTCTGTAATGCAGAATATGCGGTTCAGGTGAATATGGAGCGACACATCGTGCAGATGGAGACCAGTGGAAATGCCTACCTACGTGATCGCGCACACGAGTTCCGAGAGGTAAAAGACCGCGTTTTAAGGGCGCTTCAACAAAAGCGGTTGATGTCCAAAATCCAACAACATCGAATTGTTGTCGCCCAAAATTTGACGGCAGCCGATTTGGTTCTCTTTAGTAAAAGACAGGTACTGGGCTGTGTGATGGATTTCGGTGGCGCAACCTCTCATGCCTCTATAATGGCGCGCGCCTTGGGGGTTCCCGCTATAATCTCGTTAGGCTGGGAAGCCGTGCGGGTGTTAAAAGAGGGAGATTGGGCGATAGTAGATGGCTTTTCGGGCATTTTGGTGGTCAATCCAACACCAGAAACCATTCAACGTTATCGGGAAAAGCAAGCAAAATATAGCAAACTCCTCGATCAACAATTGGAACTTAAAAACTTGCCCGCCGAAACCTTAGATGGACATCGGGTTCACCTGCGGGCCAATATTGAATTTAGTTCTGAGCTACCGCAGTTGGCAACTTACCATGCGGAAGGAGTGGGATTGCTACGTACCGAGATGATGTATTTGGCGCAAGGGAGGGCACTCAGCGAGGAGGAGCAATTTATCTTTTATAAAGAAGTTTTAGCGGCGACAACGCCTTACGTGGCCACGTTCCGTCTCATAGACTTAGGAGGTGATAAAGTACTGCCGCTTGGTAAACATGAGCCAAACCCTTTTTTGGGATGGCGTGGCGTGCGGATATTACTGGATCGGCAACCACTGTTGCGGACACAAATACGAGCCATTTTACGTGCATCGGTCTTTGGCCCTACAAGGCTGATGATCCCTATGGTCACCAATATTGGCGAAGTGCGTGCCATTAAGCGTCTTATCGCTAAAATCAAGATAGAATTAACGGAGGAAGGACACCCATTTGATGCGCAAATGCAGGTGGGGATTATGGTAGAAGTACCATCGGTGGCGCTCTTGGCAGATCAATTTGCGGATGAAGTTGATTTTTTTTCTATCGGAACCAATGACCTAACACAATATGTTCTTGCTGTAGATCGAGGAAACGATTTGGTGGCAAACCGCTTCGACGAAATGCACCCCGCTGTTTTGCAATTAATTTCAAATACCATTCGAGCAGCTCACCAAAAAGGTATCTTTGTGGGCATGTGCGGAGAATTCGCAGCAAATCCATTGGCCACACCGTTGCTCTTGGGGATGGGGTTAGATGCCTTCAGTGTATCTCCCGTGTTTATTCCCCAAATTAAACGGATTATTCGCAATATCAACTTCCAAGAAGCCAAAGAAATAGCCGATCGTGTACTGATCCAAAAGGACGCGCGTTCCGTAAGAAAGGTGGTTTCGGAGTGGTTTGGAAAGAACCAAGACATTCTGACCTCGCTCATGAAAATGGATACCACTTAA
- a CDS encoding polyprenyl synthetase family protein yields the protein MAPQEQLHFLSQQVETALQNLVFPIDPPELYDPVRYTFAAGGKRIRPICVLLSAGLFGVSAEKAMPAALAIEVFHNFTLVHDDIMDKADTRRGRSTVHRKWDENVAILSGDLMMGMAYDLLAQTGSPQLSEMIRQFHKMVMRLCEGQMLDMVFEQRMEVSISQYLDMIDGKTAALLRCAFELGGLLGRASQEEMGHLSAVGLHLGLGFQVQDDLLDLTAPAGFGKQKGGDLIQGKRTWLLLTALQRAEGAEKAFFQEVLSGGLPPNEVPKAEQLMQELEVLRDAENLVSSHFKQAQDALLYLPSSSNLDTLQVLLASLQHRKL from the coding sequence ATGGCGCCCCAGGAACAACTCCATTTTTTGTCTCAGCAGGTAGAAACTGCCCTCCAAAATCTCGTGTTTCCGATTGATCCTCCGGAATTGTACGACCCCGTCCGTTATACTTTTGCTGCCGGTGGGAAACGCATCCGACCCATTTGTGTGTTGCTTTCCGCTGGACTGTTTGGGGTTTCCGCAGAAAAAGCCATGCCTGCTGCTTTGGCCATTGAGGTGTTTCATAACTTTACCCTTGTCCATGACGACATTATGGACAAAGCCGATACGCGCCGAGGCCGCTCTACGGTACATCGCAAATGGGATGAAAACGTGGCCATTCTTAGTGGAGACTTGATGATGGGAATGGCCTATGACCTGCTCGCGCAAACAGGAAGCCCGCAATTGAGCGAGATGATTCGTCAGTTTCATAAAATGGTCATGCGTCTTTGCGAGGGGCAAATGCTGGATATGGTGTTTGAACAACGGATGGAAGTTTCTATCTCGCAATATTTAGACATGATAGACGGTAAAACGGCTGCACTGCTCCGATGCGCATTTGAATTAGGTGGCCTGCTTGGTAGGGCCTCTCAGGAAGAAATGGGGCATCTATCGGCGGTGGGACTTCATCTGGGTTTGGGTTTTCAGGTGCAGGATGATTTATTAGACCTAACGGCTCCGGCAGGTTTTGGCAAACAAAAAGGAGGCGATTTAATTCAAGGAAAACGGACATGGCTCTTACTTACGGCCTTGCAGCGAGCAGAAGGAGCCGAAAAAGCCTTCTTCCAAGAGGTGCTTTCAGGCGGCCTTCCGCCCAACGAGGTTCCTAAAGCGGAGCAACTAATGCAGGAACTGGAGGTATTGCGAGATGCCGAGAACTTGGTCTCAAGTCACTTCAAGCAAGCACAAGATGCGCTTTTATACTTGCCTTCGTCATCAAATTTAGATACATTGCAGGTACTCTTAGCGTCCCTCCAACATCGCAAGCTATGA
- a CDS encoding HPr family phosphocarrier protein: MITRTVVVRNRAGLHTRPSSSLVKAASHFKSDFFIEKDGFEINGKSIIGVMTLAAEPGATLHLVFDGEDENEAADRICGLFEDGFGEEAMMSNAELARPNSPN; encoded by the coding sequence ATGATCACAAGAACTGTCGTCGTCCGGAATAGAGCAGGGCTTCACACCCGCCCGTCTTCCTCATTGGTGAAAGCAGCCTCGCACTTTAAATCAGATTTTTTTATTGAGAAGGATGGTTTTGAGATTAATGGCAAAAGCATAATTGGCGTGATGACCTTGGCTGCAGAGCCGGGTGCTACGCTTCATCTCGTCTTTGATGGCGAGGATGAAAACGAAGCCGCAGACCGCATTTGTGGTCTATTTGAGGATGGTTTTGGGGAAGAAGCCATGATGTCTAATGCGGAACTTGCTCGTCCTAATTCTCCAAACTAA
- a CDS encoding histidine kinase, which translates to MLPSWVIFLIAMLYLAMLFAIAWWGDRRAEKGRSIVGNAYGYALSLAVYCTAWTFYGSVGRAASEGIGFLPIFVGPTLMMPLSWLILRKMIRISKRYRITSIADFVASRYGKSATLGGIITVIAVFGGIPYIALQLKAISYSFLIITGTTDTGGQTAFYVAIALALFAILFGTRHLNPLERHEGMVAAITFESIVKLLTFLLVGGFVTYGMFDGYDDIFTQAQKNPSLEHLFRFDPSTYPDLMWMTILSALVVILLPRQFHMAVVENVSESHINKAMWLFPLYLLLINLFVLPIALGGRIYFGNTQAADGFVLALPIAAGQPVISILTFLGGLSAATGMVIVATITLSTMVSNDLIVPTLLRLRNLNLGERVVVPRFLLFIRRTAIVGILALGYGYFKLVPTSYTLVNLGLISFAAIAQFAPAVFGGLFWKQATKFGAMSGVLVGFLIWTITLLIPSLAESGWVSRSIITDGYFGLSWLRPYALFGQTDYSSLSHALFWSFLFNMMAYVGVSLFTKQSFEEQKQAFAFVDVLKQKQALPGVAWKGQARAEDLENLLKRFLGRRRSTELLNRFHQQVRLEGGANKNNELAELVQFTETQLSAVIGSASARVMVASVVKEGPLAVEELMHMLDETRQVIQYSRELEEKSHALELASTELRRANEQLKELDKMKDDFVSTVTHELRTPLTSIRALTEIMLMNENLPLAQRTEFLGLIIRESERLTRLINDVLDMEKTESDTAEWVVSSFDLTEMMQEAVKGMEALALQKKVNLLLVPPEFPIMLQADRDRLIQVLVNLLSNALKFSDEPEGNIQLVAQKDGQVVQFCVRDEGVGISDEEQKLIFEKFHQVAHTQRGRPTGSGLGLAICKRIVAAHKGKIWVESVLGKGATFCFTIPLEAQLSQKTKTLPA; encoded by the coding sequence ATGCTTCCTTCTTGGGTCATCTTTTTAATTGCTATGCTCTACTTGGCCATGCTTTTTGCTATTGCGTGGTGGGGGGATCGTCGTGCGGAGAAAGGGAGGAGTATTGTGGGGAATGCCTATGGTTATGCTCTTTCATTGGCCGTTTATTGCACCGCGTGGACGTTTTATGGCAGTGTGGGTAGGGCTGCAAGCGAGGGGATTGGTTTTTTGCCTATTTTTGTTGGCCCCACCTTAATGATGCCGCTTTCGTGGCTCATTCTCCGCAAAATGATTCGGATTTCTAAACGCTACAGGATTACTTCTATTGCGGACTTTGTGGCGTCTCGCTATGGCAAGAGTGCAACATTAGGAGGTATTATTACCGTTATTGCAGTTTTTGGCGGTATTCCCTATATCGCGCTACAATTAAAGGCCATCTCGTATAGCTTTCTCATCATCACGGGTACAACGGATACGGGCGGCCAGACGGCATTTTATGTGGCCATTGCTTTGGCACTTTTTGCAATCTTATTTGGAACCCGGCACCTAAACCCCTTGGAACGACACGAAGGAATGGTAGCCGCCATCACCTTTGAATCTATAGTAAAACTGCTAACGTTTTTGCTGGTAGGAGGCTTCGTCACCTATGGCATGTTTGATGGCTACGATGACATTTTTACCCAAGCCCAGAAAAATCCTTCCTTAGAACATTTGTTCCGCTTTGATCCTTCCACCTATCCCGATCTTATGTGGATGACCATTTTGTCTGCCTTAGTGGTTATTTTGCTCCCAAGACAGTTCCATATGGCCGTTGTAGAAAACGTTTCGGAGTCGCACATCAACAAAGCCATGTGGTTGTTTCCATTGTACTTATTGCTGATCAATCTCTTTGTCTTGCCGATTGCACTCGGAGGGCGCATATATTTCGGAAATACACAAGCGGCGGATGGATTTGTACTTGCTTTACCCATTGCGGCTGGACAGCCTGTAATCTCTATTCTTACGTTCTTGGGTGGGCTTTCCGCAGCGACGGGGATGGTAATCGTGGCCACCATCACCTTAAGTACCATGGTCTCTAACGATCTGATCGTTCCTACATTGTTGCGCCTAAGGAATCTAAATCTGGGTGAAAGGGTGGTGGTTCCTCGGTTTTTACTTTTCATTAGACGTACCGCGATCGTGGGGATTTTAGCTCTGGGGTATGGCTATTTTAAATTAGTTCCCACAAGCTATACCCTTGTAAATTTAGGGCTTATATCGTTTGCGGCTATTGCGCAGTTTGCGCCTGCCGTATTTGGAGGGCTTTTTTGGAAGCAAGCTACAAAATTTGGGGCTATGTCTGGGGTTTTGGTCGGATTTCTGATTTGGACCATTACCCTACTCATTCCATCATTGGCTGAGTCGGGCTGGGTAAGTCGTTCGATTATCACCGATGGGTATTTTGGACTTTCTTGGTTACGACCTTATGCGCTTTTTGGTCAAACAGATTATAGTTCGCTTTCACATGCACTTTTTTGGAGTTTTTTGTTTAATATGATGGCTTATGTAGGGGTTTCGCTCTTCACAAAACAGTCGTTTGAAGAACAAAAACAAGCATTTGCCTTTGTGGATGTACTCAAGCAGAAACAAGCTCTACCAGGAGTAGCATGGAAAGGGCAAGCCCGTGCCGAAGACTTGGAAAATCTCCTAAAACGCTTTTTAGGAAGGCGGCGCTCCACCGAGTTGCTCAATCGGTTTCATCAACAGGTGCGGTTAGAAGGCGGAGCCAATAAGAATAATGAACTTGCGGAATTGGTGCAGTTTACCGAGACACAACTTAGTGCCGTTATTGGCTCTGCGTCGGCGCGGGTAATGGTGGCAAGTGTGGTCAAAGAAGGGCCCCTTGCCGTTGAGGAATTAATGCACATGCTCGATGAAACCAGGCAAGTTATTCAGTATAGCCGTGAACTGGAGGAAAAGTCGCACGCACTCGAATTGGCCTCTACCGAATTGAGAAGGGCAAACGAGCAACTCAAGGAATTAGACAAGATGAAGGATGACTTCGTTTCTACTGTAACTCATGAACTTCGAACTCCTTTAACTTCTATCCGCGCACTAACCGAAATAATGTTGATGAACGAAAATTTACCGCTTGCACAGCGAACAGAATTTTTGGGACTCATCATTCGTGAAAGCGAACGACTCACAAGGTTGATCAACGATGTTTTGGACATGGAAAAAACAGAGTCCGATACTGCAGAATGGGTGGTCTCTTCGTTTGACCTGACCGAGATGATGCAAGAGGCAGTGAAGGGCATGGAGGCACTCGCGCTCCAGAAAAAAGTGAACCTCTTGCTTGTGCCCCCCGAATTTCCTATCATGCTTCAAGCAGACCGCGATCGGCTTATTCAAGTTTTGGTTAACTTGCTCTCCAATGCTTTGAAGTTCTCCGATGAACCCGAAGGGAATATCCAACTCGTTGCGCAGAAGGATGGGCAAGTTGTGCAATTCTGTGTGCGAGATGAAGGCGTCGGGATTTCGGATGAGGAACAAAAGTTAATCTTCGAGAAGTTTCACCAAGTGGCCCATACTCAGCGCGGAAGACCTACAGGAAGTGGGTTAGGGTTGGCCATCTGTAAACGGATTGTGGCGGCGCACAAAGGCAAAATTTGGGTGGAAAGTGTTTTGGGAAAAGGAGCAACCTTCTGCTTTACCATTCCCTTGGAAGCACAATTGTCACAAAAAACCAAAACCTTGCCCGCTTGA
- a CDS encoding response regulator encodes MNHQILIVEDEPSIVVTLEFLLKQKGFAPIIARDGNEAMTILENHAPDLVILDVMLPGKNGYEICQSIRHETRLDRTKVLLLTAKGRIADIEKGKAVGADAYLTKPFAIQSLMDQVESLLAN; translated from the coding sequence ATGAATCATCAAATCTTGATTGTGGAAGACGAACCGAGCATTGTTGTGACCCTCGAATTTTTGCTGAAACAAAAGGGTTTCGCGCCCATTATTGCGCGAGACGGGAACGAGGCCATGACCATTCTCGAAAACCACGCGCCGGATTTGGTGATCTTGGATGTGATGCTGCCCGGGAAAAATGGCTATGAAATCTGCCAATCAATCCGGCATGAAACAAGGTTAGACCGAACGAAAGTGTTGCTGCTCACGGCAAAGGGACGTATAGCTGACATTGAGAAGGGCAAGGCCGTCGGGGCTGATGCCTACCTCACCAAGCCCTTTGCCATTCAATCGCTTATGGATCAGGTGGAATCTTTATTGGCAAACTGA